The following proteins are encoded in a genomic region of Aliiroseovarius sp. F47248L:
- a CDS encoding substrate-binding domain-containing protein — MTLKELSNLLGLSPTTVSRALNGYPEVSEATRKRVVAAAREHGYAPNTRARSLATGRAMAIGHVIPISSKHEMVNPVFGDFIAGAGEVYSRNGYDMLLSVVPDADQDDAYRGFITKRNVDGIILHAPTLNDPRIPLLNALGLPFVVHGRSSNTDAPYAWVDVNNKRAFQRAAEFLLDLGHRRIALVNGLEHMDFAIRRRAGYEAALTARGITPDATLMFAGEMTEAQGHDLTRTLLAQPDPPTAIIVSSMITAIGVRRGIEEMGLSMGRDVSLITHDDELSYFQNGADIPVYTATRSSVRDAGRKAAQMLIDIMQHRDTPREILLEADLTLGLSTGPAASVQVETG; from the coding sequence ATGACTCTGAAAGAACTTTCGAATTTGCTGGGCTTGTCCCCCACCACCGTCAGCCGCGCGCTAAACGGCTATCCCGAGGTCTCGGAGGCCACCCGTAAACGTGTTGTCGCAGCAGCGCGCGAACACGGATATGCCCCCAACACCCGCGCGCGATCCCTTGCCACGGGCCGCGCGATGGCGATCGGCCACGTGATTCCAATCAGTTCAAAACACGAGATGGTGAACCCCGTTTTCGGTGACTTCATCGCGGGCGCGGGCGAGGTTTATTCCCGCAATGGGTATGACATGCTGTTGTCCGTCGTCCCGGACGCTGACCAAGACGATGCCTATCGCGGCTTCATAACCAAACGGAATGTGGATGGAATCATCCTGCACGCCCCCACCCTGAACGATCCTCGCATTCCCCTTTTGAACGCGTTAGGTTTGCCGTTTGTCGTGCATGGGCGCAGCTCCAACACTGACGCGCCGTATGCTTGGGTTGATGTGAACAACAAGCGGGCTTTTCAGCGGGCAGCCGAGTTTCTGCTGGATCTGGGTCATCGTCGTATTGCATTGGTCAACGGGCTTGAACACATGGATTTCGCAATCCGCCGCCGCGCAGGCTACGAGGCGGCGCTGACCGCGCGTGGGATAACTCCGGACGCCACCTTGATGTTCGCGGGCGAAATGACCGAAGCACAGGGGCACGATCTGACCCGCACACTTCTAGCCCAGCCCGATCCGCCAACGGCCATTATTGTCAGCTCGATGATCACAGCCATCGGTGTCCGGCGCGGGATCGAGGAAATGGGGCTAAGCATGGGGCGCGACGTGTCTTTGATCACCCATGATGATGAACTGAGCTACTTTCAAAACGGGGCGGACATCCCTGTTTACACCGCAACCCGCTCGTCTGTGCGCGATGCTGGACGCAAGGCTGCACAAATGCTGATCGACATCATGCAACACCGCGACACACCCCGCGAAATATTACTAGAGGCAGATCTGACATTGGGGCTGTCGACCGGTCCTGCTGCCTCGGTGCAAGTCGAGACCGGCTGA